A region from the Cannabis sativa cultivar Pink pepper isolate KNU-18-1 chromosome 9, ASM2916894v1, whole genome shotgun sequence genome encodes:
- the LOC133031574 gene encoding caffeic acid 3-O-methyltransferase-like translates to MTTPTQMSEELEANYLFAMRLASATVLPMVLKTALELGLLEIIVMAGPVAFLSPSNIVAQLPTKNPNAPVMLDRMLRLLASYNVLTYSIRDGERLYGMTPLSKFLTKNEGGLSIAPLCHMDQDKVIIDCWYHMKDAVLDAVP, encoded by the exons ATGACTACACCAACCCAAATGTCTGAGGAATTAGAAGCCAATTACCTTTTTGCGATGAGATTAGCTAGTGCTACAGTACTGCCTATGGTTCTCAAAACCGCGTTGGAGCTCGGCCTCTTGGAGATCATAGTTATGGCGGGTCCTGTCGCGTTCCTTTCACCTTCCAACATTGTAGCACAACTTCCGACAAAGAACCCTAACGCCCCGGTGATGTTGGACCGGATGCTGAGATTACTGGCGAGCTACAACGTGCTCACTTACTCGATTCGTGATGGGGAAAGGCTCTATGGAATGACTCCACTTAGCAAATTCTTAACCAAGAATGAAGGTGGATTGTCCATTGCTCCTTTGTGTCACATGGATCAAGATAAAGTTATTATAGACTGTTG GTACCACATGAAAGATGCAGTACTTGATGCAGTACCATAG